A stretch of Crossiella cryophila DNA encodes these proteins:
- a CDS encoding helix-turn-helix domain-containing protein, which yields MSTSHSPTVRRRRLASELRRLRESSNLTCEEVAAHLECSAAKVSRIETGRTGVNPRDVRDMLVLYGVEGERQNALIDLARMAKLKGWWHNYGDVLTGGFAGMEAEASSIRTFESLVVPGLLQTERYALAVFRAVRPKAAPNEVERRVSARMARQGLLSSDHGPKYWAVLDEGALRRRVGDADVMREQLDRLVKMSSLPNVEIQVLPFSAGGHAASDGPFVMLGFPDPLDPTVVYVESLTSALYLEKPEEIRLYSTVFDHVRAAALGTEESVALMAAMAEELA from the coding sequence ATGTCCACCAGTCACAGCCCGACCGTGCGCAGAAGGCGGCTGGCCTCCGAGTTACGGCGACTGCGCGAAAGCTCGAACCTCACCTGTGAGGAGGTCGCGGCACACCTGGAGTGCTCCGCGGCCAAGGTCAGCCGGATCGAGACCGGCCGCACCGGGGTCAACCCGCGCGATGTGCGGGACATGCTGGTCCTCTACGGCGTCGAGGGCGAGCGGCAGAACGCGCTGATCGACCTGGCCCGGATGGCGAAACTCAAGGGCTGGTGGCACAACTACGGCGACGTGCTCACCGGCGGGTTCGCCGGGATGGAGGCCGAGGCGTCCTCGATCCGCACCTTCGAGTCCCTCGTGGTGCCGGGGCTGCTGCAGACCGAGCGGTACGCGCTGGCGGTCTTCCGCGCGGTGCGGCCCAAGGCCGCGCCCAACGAGGTCGAGCGCCGGGTCTCCGCCCGGATGGCCAGGCAGGGACTGCTCTCCTCCGACCACGGGCCCAAGTACTGGGCCGTGCTGGACGAGGGCGCGCTGCGGCGGCGGGTCGGCGACGCCGACGTCATGCGCGAACAGCTCGACCGGCTGGTGAAGATGAGTTCGCTGCCGAACGTGGAGATCCAGGTGCTCCCGTTCAGCGCGGGCGGGCACGCGGCCTCCGACGGCCCGTTCGTGATGCTCGGCTTCCCCGATCCGCTGGACCCCACCGTGGTCTACGTGGAGAGCCTCACCAGCGCGCTCTACCTGGAGAAGCCGGAGGAGATCCGGTTGTACAGCACGGTTTTCGACCACGTCCGGGCCGCGGCGCTGGGCACCGAGGAATCGGTCGCCCTGATGGCCGCCATGGCGGAGGAACTCGCATGA
- a CDS encoding DUF397 domain-containing protein: MLASYNTESLSWRVSSYSGGGNNCVEVALPAAAAAVRDSKNRAGGALTFTRAQWHGFLASAPALHGSRA; encoded by the coding sequence ATGTTGGCCAGCTACAACACCGAATCGCTTTCCTGGCGCGTCAGCAGCTACAGCGGCGGCGGCAACAACTGCGTCGAGGTCGCGCTGCCCGCCGCGGCGGCCGCGGTGCGGGACTCCAAGAACCGCGCGGGCGGCGCGCTGACCTTCACCCGCGCGCAGTGGCACGGCTTCCTCGCCAGCGCCCCGGCCCTGCACGGGTCCCGGGCGTGA
- a CDS encoding DUF397 domain-containing protein, producing MTGQHPSTAVPNSRVPVYDDKAGIRDTLDFSRARWLSGEEDPDGTGKVEIAFVDSAGTTYIGMRNSAQPEGPILVFTTSEWEAFLAGAKDGEFTEPW from the coding sequence GTGACTGGGCAGCACCCCAGCACGGCAGTGCCCAACAGCAGAGTCCCGGTCTATGACGACAAGGCCGGGATCCGGGACACGCTCGACTTCTCCCGGGCGCGGTGGCTCTCCGGCGAGGAGGACCCGGACGGCACCGGCAAGGTGGAGATCGCCTTCGTCGACTCCGCGGGGACGACCTACATCGGGATGCGCAACAGCGCGCAGCCCGAGGGGCCGATCCTGGTTTTCACCACCAGCGAATGGGAAGCGTTCCTGGCCGGGGCCAAGGATGGGGAGTTCACCGAACCCTGGTGA